One part of the Candidatus Borreliella tachyglossi genome encodes these proteins:
- a CDS encoding ABC transporter ATP-binding protein — translation MNNGQDIILKVENLVQTFTIGEDFLFWKNKRKVNAVNDISFEVERNKTLGLVGESGCGKSTTLRSIMQLYTPTSGSIYFNGKDITQLSRRELLKTKKDMQMVFQDPHTSLNPRMTIREIIAEPLIIYNENKILPRTKKEIEKRVDELMDITELEKSMLSRYPHEFSGGQRQRIGIARALALNPKLLLLDEAVSALDVSIRAQILNLLKDLQKELNLSYLFISHDLAVVKYMSDKIAVMYLGVILEIAPREILFSNPIHPYTKTLIASIPEIDPEKRKNKTIKLDEPSLANMRNTTLTKNAPLEELEKDHFVSKYLFDEMHSLLNT, via the coding sequence ATGAACAATGGACAAGATATAATTCTTAAAGTAGAAAACTTAGTACAAACATTCACAATTGGAGAAGACTTCTTATTTTGGAAAAATAAACGCAAGGTAAACGCTGTAAACGATATTAGTTTTGAAGTTGAACGCAATAAAACATTAGGTCTTGTTGGTGAGTCGGGATGTGGTAAATCAACAACTTTAAGATCCATAATGCAACTCTATACACCAACATCTGGGAGTATATATTTCAATGGTAAAGATATTACTCAACTTTCAAGAAGAGAACTTCTTAAAACAAAAAAAGACATGCAGATGGTATTTCAAGACCCACATACATCTCTTAATCCAAGAATGACAATAAGAGAAATAATAGCAGAACCATTAATTATATACAACGAAAATAAAATTCTTCCAAGGACAAAAAAAGAAATAGAAAAGAGAGTAGATGAACTGATGGACATTACTGAACTGGAAAAAAGTATGCTATCTAGGTATCCACACGAATTTTCAGGCGGTCAAAGACAGAGAATAGGAATAGCCAGAGCACTTGCTCTTAATCCTAAACTTTTACTTCTAGATGAAGCTGTATCTGCGTTAGATGTATCCATTCGAGCTCAAATTCTAAATCTACTTAAGGATTTACAAAAAGAATTAAATTTGTCTTATCTTTTTATCTCACACGACTTAGCAGTAGTAAAATACATGAGCGATAAAATTGCTGTAATGTATCTGGGAGTCATCTTAGAGATTGCGCCTAGAGAAATTTTATTTTCAAATCCTATACATCCATACACCAAAACATTAATAGCATCTATTCCCGAAATTGATCCTGAAAAAAGAAAAAACAAAACTATCAAACTTGATGAACCTTCTTTGGCAAACATGCGAAACACAACCTTAACAAAAAATGCACCACTTGAGGAATTGGAAAAGGATCATTTTGTGTCTAAGTATCTTTTTGATGAAATGCATAGCCTACTTAATACTTAG
- a CDS encoding ABC transporter permease yields MSEYEKKDLSCELHTSRKRAWLRFKENKLAFMSIFVIGFYVLIAIFQPILPIHKYYTQVVEHADLPPSFRHAGELWYEKELYFIKKLSEKEKRGINEEEQAKLNEIKRKIETEVQQIDGKEVQIHKRVYLLGTDSLGRDLLARIIQGSQISISVGFIGAFIAMIIGSIVGAIAGFFGGILDRVITKIIEVLYILPTLLVIITLMTIMERNIIGLFIAISIMSWLIIARVVRGQVQSLAKSEFIQVARTLGATNRRMILNHLIPNSLGMIVILTTMNVPSFIMLESFLSFLGLGISAPMTSWGELVKNGIPTFVEYPWKIFIPATVMTTFLLFMNFLGDGLRDAFDPKDNL; encoded by the coding sequence ATGAGTGAATATGAAAAAAAAGACCTCTCATGTGAATTACATACATCTCGCAAAAGAGCTTGGTTAAGGTTTAAGGAAAACAAACTTGCATTTATGAGCATATTTGTAATTGGTTTTTACGTACTCATTGCAATATTTCAACCAATACTGCCAATACACAAATACTATACGCAAGTAGTAGAACATGCTGATTTACCTCCATCTTTTAGACATGCTGGAGAGCTTTGGTATGAAAAGGAACTTTATTTTATAAAAAAATTATCAGAAAAAGAAAAACGAGGAATAAATGAAGAAGAACAGGCAAAGCTAAACGAAATAAAAAGAAAGATAGAAACTGAAGTCCAACAAATTGACGGAAAAGAAGTTCAAATACACAAAAGAGTATACTTACTAGGAACAGACAGTCTTGGACGAGACTTGCTTGCAAGAATAATACAGGGAAGTCAAATATCAATATCTGTAGGATTTATTGGAGCATTTATAGCAATGATAATAGGTTCCATAGTAGGTGCAATTGCAGGATTTTTTGGTGGAATCCTAGACAGAGTAATAACCAAAATAATAGAAGTTCTTTATATTTTACCCACTTTACTTGTCATAATCACATTAATGACTATTATGGAAAGGAATATTATAGGACTATTTATAGCAATCAGCATTATGTCATGGCTAATAATTGCTAGAGTCGTGAGAGGGCAAGTACAATCACTTGCAAAATCTGAATTTATACAAGTAGCTAGAACACTAGGCGCAACGAATAGAAGAATGATACTTAATCATTTAATTCCTAATAGCTTGGGTATGATAGTAATACTTACAACAATGAATGTACCATCATTTATCATGCTTGAATCATTCTTGTCATTTCTAGGTCTTGGAATATCAGCACCAATGACTAGCTGGGGAGAATTGGTAAAAAATGGAATTCCTACATTTGTTGAATACCCATGGAAAATTTTTATTCCAGCAACAGTCATGACAACATTCTTATTGTTTATGAACTTTTTAGGTGACGGATTAAGAGATGCATTTGATCCGAAAGACAACCTTTAG
- a CDS encoding ABC transporter permease, whose protein sequence is MLRFTVQKLLETIPTLIAITFLCFLIMRLAPGNPFDSEKPIDPQVKEKLMQKYHLDKPFYIQAYYYITGVLRGDLGPSLKKKDLTVNQYITLGFPKSLTIGIVSLIISLMLGTLLGTLAAIKKNTRTDYIIRIVAIFGISVPTFVTGPILQYFLSVKLGLFYTSGWISERGGLSNLVMPILTMSLPYTAIFTRILRGSMLEILKSDFVRTARAKGLSFHVIIRKHVLVGAILPLVSYIGPAFAGIISGSMVIEQIFRIAGMGMFTVEASLNRDYPLLMGSILVYSTLLLISILASDITYKRLDPRT, encoded by the coding sequence ATGTTAAGGTTTACCGTGCAAAAATTACTAGAAACAATCCCAACTTTAATCGCAATAACATTTTTATGCTTTTTGATAATGAGACTTGCTCCCGGAAATCCATTTGATTCTGAGAAACCTATTGATCCTCAAGTAAAAGAAAAACTCATGCAAAAATACCATCTTGATAAACCTTTTTATATTCAAGCTTACTATTACATCACTGGTGTTTTAAGGGGAGACCTTGGGCCATCATTGAAGAAGAAAGACTTAACTGTCAATCAATACATAACATTAGGATTCCCTAAATCACTGACAATCGGAATAGTAAGCTTAATAATCTCACTAATGCTTGGAACTCTGTTAGGTACATTAGCGGCAATTAAAAAAAACACTCGTACCGATTATATAATAAGAATAGTAGCAATATTCGGAATTTCTGTACCAACCTTCGTAACTGGTCCTATTTTGCAATATTTTCTATCTGTAAAGTTAGGATTATTTTATACTTCTGGGTGGATTTCAGAACGCGGTGGTCTTTCAAATTTAGTTATGCCTATATTAACAATGAGTTTGCCGTATACAGCCATTTTTACACGAATACTTAGAGGTTCTATGTTGGAAATATTAAAAAGCGACTTTGTAAGGACAGCAAGGGCTAAAGGCCTAAGTTTTCATGTAATAATCAGAAAGCACGTGTTGGTAGGCGCAATACTTCCTCTAGTGAGCTATATAGGTCCTGCATTTGCTGGCATAATTTCTGGTAGCATGGTTATCGAACAAATATTTAGAATTGCTGGGATGGGTATGTTTACAGTAGAAGCATCCTTAAACAGGGATTATCCACTATTAATGGGTTCAATTTTAGTATACTCAACATTATTACTTATTTCTATTTTAGCATCTGATATTACTTATAAAAGACTTGACCCAAGGACATAG
- a CDS encoding ABC transporter ATP-binding protein, translating to MKEDYILDIRNLSVEFKLKHTTIYPVNNINLKIKKGEIRAIVGESGSGKSVTSMAILKLLPELTTIYKNGEILFEDQDLLKLSEKELQSIRGNKIAMIFQDPMTSLNPYLRVSTQIEETIMLHQKLDKNTAKKKAIEMLKTVGVVNAEERIEHYPHQFSGGMRQRVMIAMALSCHPSLLIADEPTTALDVTIQEQILLLIKSLSKKFNTSTILITHDLAVVAEICDTVSVMYQGNFVEEGTVEAIFKNPQHPYTIGLLKSILTLDQNPNEKLYSIKENPIEITTSNIEEH from the coding sequence ATGAAAGAAGACTACATACTGGACATAAGAAATTTATCAGTTGAGTTTAAATTAAAGCATACGACAATATATCCTGTAAACAATATAAACTTAAAAATTAAAAAAGGCGAAATTAGGGCCATTGTTGGAGAATCTGGTAGTGGAAAATCTGTAACAAGCATGGCAATATTAAAACTATTACCTGAACTGACAACAATATACAAAAACGGAGAAATACTATTTGAAGATCAAGATTTGCTGAAGCTTAGCGAAAAAGAGCTTCAAAGTATTAGAGGTAATAAAATAGCAATGATATTCCAGGATCCAATGACTTCTTTAAATCCATATTTAAGAGTATCTACGCAAATTGAAGAGACAATAATGCTACATCAAAAATTAGATAAAAACACAGCAAAGAAAAAAGCAATAGAAATGCTAAAAACCGTTGGGGTTGTAAACGCAGAAGAAAGAATAGAGCATTACCCGCATCAATTCTCAGGGGGAATGAGACAAAGGGTTATGATTGCAATGGCTTTAAGTTGTCATCCATCACTATTAATCGCAGATGAACCTACTACAGCTCTTGACGTTACAATTCAGGAACAAATATTACTACTTATTAAAAGTTTATCTAAAAAGTTCAATACTTCAACAATACTAATAACTCATGACTTGGCTGTAGTTGCTGAAATTTGCGATACAGTATCTGTAATGTACCAAGGCAACTTTGTAGAAGAAGGCACAGTAGAAGCGATATTTAAAAACCCTCAACATCCATACACAATTGGTCTTTTAAAATCAATACTTACTCTAGACCAAAATCCAAATGAAAAACTTTATTCAATTAAAGAAAATCCTATTGAAATAACTACAAGTAACATTGAGGAGCATTAA